Proteins encoded together in one Solidesulfovibrio fructosivorans JJ] window:
- the pyrF gene encoding orotidine-5'-phosphate decarboxylase, producing MPQPHRFDDRLIVALDLPTAREALEMVDRLAPAVGFFKVGLQLFLDAGFSVCDALSKRGFKVMLDLKFHDIPQTVALATRQLAGHDIALATVHGYPQVVEAAAKAKGATKVLAVTVLTSLGQDELQQTGYAGSLVDLARVRAEASLAAGADGVVCSPLEAGALRRRLGGLPVIATPGIRPLDSAPDDQTRTATPAAAIAAGATHIIVGRPITKAPDPLAAARDILREIG from the coding sequence ATGCCCCAGCCGCACCGCTTCGACGACCGCCTCATCGTGGCCCTGGACCTGCCCACGGCGCGGGAGGCCTTGGAGATGGTCGACCGCCTCGCCCCGGCGGTGGGATTTTTCAAGGTCGGCCTGCAACTTTTTCTCGACGCCGGTTTTTCCGTGTGCGACGCGCTGTCCAAGCGGGGCTTCAAGGTCATGCTCGACCTCAAGTTCCACGACATCCCGCAGACCGTGGCCCTGGCCACGCGCCAGCTCGCCGGCCACGACATCGCCCTGGCCACGGTCCACGGCTACCCGCAGGTGGTGGAGGCGGCGGCCAAGGCCAAGGGCGCGACCAAGGTCCTGGCCGTCACCGTGCTGACGAGCCTCGGCCAGGACGAATTGCAGCAGACCGGCTACGCCGGGTCCCTGGTCGACCTGGCCAGGGTGCGGGCCGAGGCCTCGCTCGCCGCCGGAGCCGACGGCGTCGTGTGTTCGCCCCTGGAGGCGGGAGCCCTGCGCCGGCGTCTCGGCGGCCTGCCCGTCATCGCCACCCCCGGCATCCGTCCCCTGGACAGCGCCCCGGACGACCAGACCCGCACCGCCACCCCGGCCGCGGCCATCGCCGCCGGAGCCACGCACATCATCGTCGGCCGCCCCATCACCAAGGCCCCCGATCCCCTCGCCGCCGCCCGGGACATCCTGCGGGAGATCGGTTAG
- the glmS gene encoding glutamine--fructose-6-phosphate transaminase (isomerizing) has translation MCGIIGYCGHRPAVPVIVEGLKRLEYRGYDSAGVAFLQGKDLITVRAEGKLVNLETKLAAQNVYLATSGVGHTRWATHGLPIEKNAHPHCDASRSIALVHNGIIENYQDLKKELAAAGVRFASETDTEVLAQLVGHYYKEKGSLAEAISKALSRVEGAYAIVVVSRDNPGMLYAARKQSPLVMGVGVGENFLASDIPAFLPYTREVVFLDDGEMARIDAGSWQVLDVATLAPVKKEVQHISWDVSAAQKGGFKHFMLKEIFEQPRVIADCLAGRVQRGSERVALPELEAMDAPERLFIVACGTSYHAGLWGMYLMEQWAGIPTRVEIASELRYREPVLGPGDTVLAISQSGETADTLAGMHLAKARGARVIGLCNVVGSSVAREADVVVHTQAGPEISVASTKAMCSQLTLLTLMAMVFGQKKGVLPADVAAHCVPALEGLPALLDGILPALRERAKELCRVYSEARSFLFLGRGLCYPLALEGALKLKEISYIHAEGYAAGEMKHGPIALIDPKFPTFALAPHDGLYPKVKSNLQEVQARGGKIIALTQPGADLDVDHPWEIPAAWGPLSTFLMLPALQLFAYEMADYLGKDVDQPRNLAKSVTVE, from the coding sequence ATGTGCGGCATCATCGGGTACTGCGGGCATCGGCCGGCCGTTCCGGTCATCGTCGAAGGGCTCAAGCGGCTGGAATACCGTGGCTATGATTCCGCCGGCGTGGCGTTTCTGCAGGGCAAGGACCTCATTACGGTCCGGGCCGAAGGCAAGCTGGTCAACCTCGAGACCAAGCTCGCCGCCCAAAACGTCTACCTGGCCACCTCCGGCGTGGGCCACACCCGCTGGGCCACCCACGGTCTGCCCATCGAAAAAAACGCCCATCCCCACTGCGACGCCTCCCGCTCCATCGCCCTGGTCCACAATGGCATCATCGAGAACTACCAGGACCTGAAGAAAGAGCTGGCCGCGGCCGGCGTGCGCTTCGCCTCCGAGACGGACACCGAGGTCCTGGCCCAGCTCGTGGGCCATTACTATAAGGAAAAGGGCTCCCTGGCCGAGGCCATCTCCAAGGCCCTCTCCCGGGTCGAGGGCGCCTACGCCATCGTGGTGGTCAGCCGCGACAACCCGGGCATGCTCTACGCCGCCCGCAAGCAGTCGCCGCTGGTCATGGGCGTGGGCGTGGGCGAGAATTTCCTGGCCTCGGACATCCCGGCCTTTCTGCCCTACACCCGCGAGGTGGTCTTTCTCGACGACGGCGAGATGGCCCGCATCGACGCCGGCTCCTGGCAGGTCCTGGACGTGGCCACGCTCGCGCCGGTGAAAAAGGAGGTGCAGCACATCTCCTGGGACGTCAGCGCCGCCCAGAAGGGCGGGTTCAAGCATTTCATGCTCAAAGAGATTTTCGAGCAGCCGCGCGTCATCGCCGACTGTCTGGCCGGGCGGGTGCAGCGCGGCTCGGAGCGGGTCGCGCTGCCCGAGCTCGAGGCCATGGACGCTCCCGAGCGCCTCTTCATCGTGGCCTGCGGCACCTCGTACCACGCCGGGCTGTGGGGCATGTACCTCATGGAGCAGTGGGCCGGCATCCCGACCCGGGTGGAGATCGCCTCGGAGCTGCGCTACCGCGAACCGGTCCTCGGTCCGGGCGACACGGTGCTGGCCATCAGCCAGTCCGGCGAGACGGCCGACACGCTGGCCGGCATGCATCTGGCCAAGGCGCGCGGGGCGCGGGTCATCGGCCTTTGCAACGTGGTCGGCTCGAGCGTGGCCCGGGAGGCCGACGTGGTGGTCCATACCCAGGCCGGACCGGAAATTTCCGTGGCCTCGACCAAGGCCATGTGCTCCCAGCTCACGCTCCTCACGCTTATGGCCATGGTCTTTGGCCAGAAAAAGGGCGTGCTGCCGGCGGATGTGGCCGCGCACTGCGTGCCGGCCCTGGAAGGACTGCCGGCGCTTCTGGACGGCATCCTGCCGGCGCTTCGGGAGCGGGCCAAGGAGCTGTGCCGGGTTTACTCCGAGGCGAGGAGCTTTCTCTTTCTCGGACGCGGCCTGTGCTATCCCCTGGCCCTCGAGGGGGCGCTCAAGCTCAAGGAGATTTCCTACATCCACGCCGAGGGCTATGCCGCCGGCGAGATGAAGCACGGCCCCATCGCGCTGATCGACCCCAAGTTCCCCACCTTCGCCCTGGCTCCCCATGACGGGCTCTATCCCAAGGTCAAGTCCAACCTCCAGGAGGTCCAGGCGCGCGGCGGCAAGATCATCGCCCTGACCCAGCCAGGGGCCGACCTCGACGTGGACCACCCCTGGGAAATCCCTGCGGCCTGGGGCCCGCTGTCCACCTTCCTCATGCTGCCGGCGCTCCAGCTTTTCGCCTACGAGATGGCCGACTACCTGGGCAAGGACGTGGACCAGCCGCGAAACCTCGCCAAGAGCGTCACTGTGGAGTAG
- a CDS encoding PAS domain S-box protein, with protein sequence MTPASPIRLARSLASEGPRALLDEPTRTLVERLPEGVAVLDASRVFVRGNASGRNLLEVPGAACHRVIFGRNARCPGCPCDGGDTPVQGARAACAPLAGDGGASAGAVCVFSPAVGTFDPGRLAVAVECAFAAVFVVDRDFRFLYINRAFERWYGRRRRELLSRPMADCMDAEAFARFRATALEVFDRGAMREEEVRRTVDGRERNFQTTLLPLVGEDGVVDAVCCLFTEITSHRRAQRELDASRRRYQAIVEDQTELVVRLDARLRRVFVNRAVARIAGRPVEDMLGSLFLEDVPEGEGLRERILALTPRAPVVDVRHMLTLPDGHQRCLNWTVRAIFDEAGRVGEYQAMGRDVTAYWRMERELIRSEAKYRDIFEHSAEGIFQFDPDGAMAACNPALARILGFASPEEVLLEQGDLFSRIQARQQDRLEFLRLLAQHGRVFDFEMQVVRRDGRAVWVSINARAVLDESGRLQRVEGAARDITDRKRAEEERMLLVSAVDQSAEGLVIVSRDFRLEYANPAFAQIVGGQGGAGGLDLERHLGIFLGESVRKMLGLGLRWSGRLRLPRSDGEEGVAETLISPVRDAAGQITNHIMLVRDMTYEMGLEKRLRQVEKLEAIGVLAGGVAHDFNNILTPILLNTEMILADIPWKDPLRKPLADVVRASERARDLVRQLLTFSRQGELTVGPLPLNPLVKETLKLARGMIEKRVEIRQRVSELALTIEADPAQIHQVLMNLCLNAAQAMPEGGVLEVGLLAIPEPPRPLGPCLAAGTPLTELPPGPYAKLWVSDTGHGMTADICDRIFEPFFTTKKPGQGTGMGLAAVHGIVKGCGGAVLVTSAVGRGSLFEVFFPLIPRPGSEKGQLMGTSSSS encoded by the coding sequence ATGACGCCGGCATCGCCGATCCGACTCGCACGATCCCTGGCAAGTGAGGGGCCCCGGGCGCTCCTGGATGAGCCGACCCGCACCCTGGTGGAGCGATTGCCCGAGGGGGTGGCGGTCCTTGACGCCTCGCGCGTTTTTGTGCGCGGCAATGCGTCGGGCCGCAACCTCTTGGAGGTCCCCGGGGCGGCCTGCCACCGGGTGATTTTCGGCCGGAACGCGCGGTGTCCCGGCTGTCCGTGCGACGGCGGCGACACGCCCGTCCAGGGGGCGCGGGCGGCCTGCGCTCCCCTGGCCGGGGACGGCGGCGCGTCGGCCGGCGCGGTGTGCGTGTTTTCCCCGGCCGTGGGGACGTTTGATCCGGGTCGACTGGCCGTGGCGGTCGAATGCGCCTTTGCGGCCGTTTTCGTGGTGGACCGCGATTTCCGCTTTCTTTACATCAATCGCGCCTTTGAGCGGTGGTATGGCCGCAGGCGGAGGGAGCTTCTTTCCCGGCCCATGGCGGACTGCATGGACGCCGAGGCATTCGCCCGTTTCCGGGCGACGGCCCTGGAGGTCTTCGACCGGGGGGCGATGCGGGAAGAAGAGGTGCGCCGCACCGTTGACGGGCGCGAGCGGAATTTTCAGACCACGCTGCTTCCGCTGGTCGGCGAGGACGGCGTCGTGGATGCCGTGTGCTGCCTGTTTACGGAGATCACCTCCCATCGCCGGGCGCAGCGCGAACTCGACGCCAGCCGGCGTCGCTACCAGGCCATCGTCGAGGACCAGACCGAGCTGGTGGTGCGCCTCGATGCCCGGTTGCGCCGGGTGTTCGTCAATCGGGCCGTGGCCAGGATCGCGGGCCGTCCCGTGGAGGACATGCTCGGCAGTCTGTTTCTGGAGGACGTGCCCGAGGGGGAGGGGCTGCGGGAGCGCATCCTGGCGTTGACGCCGCGCGCGCCGGTGGTGGATGTCCGCCATATGCTCACCCTGCCCGACGGCCATCAGCGCTGCCTGAACTGGACGGTGCGCGCCATTTTCGACGAGGCCGGGCGCGTCGGCGAATACCAGGCCATGGGCCGCGACGTGACGGCCTATTGGCGCATGGAACGGGAGCTCATACGCAGCGAGGCCAAGTACCGCGACATTTTCGAGCACTCGGCCGAGGGCATCTTCCAGTTCGATCCGGACGGGGCCATGGCCGCCTGCAATCCCGCCCTGGCCCGCATCCTCGGCTTTGCCTCGCCCGAGGAGGTCCTGCTCGAGCAGGGGGATCTTTTTTCCCGCATCCAGGCCCGGCAGCAGGACCGGCTGGAATTTTTGCGCCTGCTCGCCCAGCACGGGCGGGTGTTCGATTTCGAGATGCAGGTGGTGCGCCGCGACGGCCGGGCGGTCTGGGTGTCCATCAACGCCCGGGCGGTGCTCGACGAGTCGGGCCGGCTGCAGCGCGTCGAGGGCGCGGCCCGGGACATCACCGATCGCAAGCGCGCCGAGGAAGAGCGCATGCTTTTGGTCTCGGCCGTGGACCAGAGCGCCGAGGGGCTGGTCATCGTCAGCCGGGATTTCCGCCTGGAATACGCCAACCCGGCCTTCGCCCAGATTGTCGGCGGCCAGGGCGGGGCGGGCGGACTTGACCTGGAGCGCCATCTCGGCATCTTTCTCGGCGAGTCGGTGCGCAAGATGCTGGGGCTCGGCCTTCGCTGGTCGGGCCGGTTGCGCCTGCCCCGTTCGGACGGGGAGGAGGGCGTGGCCGAAACGCTCATTTCCCCGGTGCGCGACGCCGCCGGGCAGATCACCAACCACATCATGCTCGTGCGCGACATGACCTACGAGATGGGCCTGGAAAAGCGGCTGCGGCAAGTGGAAAAGCTCGAGGCCATCGGCGTTTTGGCCGGGGGCGTGGCCCACGACTTCAACAACATCCTGACGCCCATCCTGCTCAATACCGAGATGATTTTGGCCGACATCCCCTGGAAGGACCCGCTGCGAAAGCCGCTGGCCGATGTGGTTCGGGCCTCGGAGCGGGCCAGGGACCTGGTGCGCCAGCTCCTCACCTTCAGCCGCCAGGGCGAGCTGACCGTGGGGCCGCTGCCTTTGAACCCGCTGGTCAAGGAGACGCTCAAACTGGCCCGGGGCATGATCGAGAAGCGGGTGGAGATCCGCCAGCGGGTGTCGGAGCTGGCGCTCACCATCGAGGCCGATCCGGCCCAGATCCATCAGGTGCTCATGAACCTGTGCCTCAATGCCGCCCAGGCCATGCCCGAAGGCGGGGTGCTGGAGGTGGGGCTTCTCGCCATTCCCGAGCCGCCGCGGCCCCTCGGGCCGTGCCTCGCCGCCGGCACGCCGCTGACCGAGCTGCCGCCCGGACCGTACGCCAAGCTCTGGGTCTCCGACACCGGACACGGCATGACGGCGGATATCTGCGACCGCATCTTCGAGCCCTTTTTCACCACGAAAAAGCCCGGCCAGGGCACGGGCATGGGCCTGGCCGCGGTGCACGGCATCGTCAAGGGCTGCGGCGGGGCGGTGCTGGTGACGAGCGCCGTGGGGCGGGGAAGCCTGTTCGAGGTGTTCTTCCCCCTGATCCCCCGCCCCGGGTCCGAGAAGGGTCAGTTGATGGGCACGTCGAGCAGTTCGTAG
- a CDS encoding outer membrane homotrimeric porin, whose product MKRLLCIIAAALMLTAAVRAQAATEVRMTGDALVYGNFFANRNFTGWNTAKWTNEAGNIRPAGSQTEDRFEIWERFRLRSDFIANEAVKFRLGILVEDVWGHGTFTAANPTVAVEVYQAYLQFKWPGCDVQISAGLQPASIPQSSFFAGSVVFDENVSSLIITAPLIQDHLSMVLAYVRTIASDRTYAPTTTSIYSNEEGYMLALPFTMDGFKATPWALFGVGGKGGHYLTEAGWAEGLISSGLFSMAPVGWKNNFITAMWAGTTLEVLALDPFKFYADVIWGQHGMNEYAKNVRNGWFIDAAAEYTGWDVLTPQAFGFWSTGEDSSTRNGSERMPNFFPGSGRGGQHDGGTISWNAGNSFLFDGGQELVKGSNMGISPVGNWGFGASLNNISFIEKLTQRFTFAYVHGNNSAKAIRYANFVLGSNPIFQMGRDLTDKEWVIGLNFDSKYMLYENLALILETGWAHPSQFQKNVWGRRLANKAEDAWKVSFGFKYTF is encoded by the coding sequence ATGAAACGTCTTTTGTGCATCATCGCGGCCGCGCTCATGCTCACGGCCGCCGTCCGCGCCCAGGCAGCCACCGAAGTGCGGATGACGGGCGATGCGCTCGTCTACGGCAACTTTTTCGCCAACCGGAACTTCACCGGCTGGAACACCGCCAAATGGACCAACGAGGCCGGCAACATCCGGCCCGCCGGATCCCAAACGGAGGACCGCTTCGAGATCTGGGAACGCTTCCGCCTGCGTTCCGATTTCATCGCCAACGAGGCCGTCAAGTTCCGCCTGGGCATCCTCGTCGAAGACGTCTGGGGCCATGGCACCTTCACCGCCGCCAACCCGACCGTGGCCGTGGAAGTCTACCAGGCCTACCTGCAGTTCAAATGGCCGGGCTGCGACGTGCAGATCAGCGCCGGTCTCCAGCCGGCCTCCATCCCGCAGTCGTCCTTCTTCGCCGGCAGCGTGGTCTTCGATGAAAACGTTTCGTCGCTGATCATCACCGCCCCGCTGATTCAGGACCACCTGTCCATGGTCCTGGCCTACGTGCGCACCATCGCCAGTGACCGCACTTACGCCCCGACCACCACCTCGATCTACTCCAACGAGGAAGGCTACATGCTGGCCCTGCCGTTCACCATGGACGGCTTCAAAGCCACGCCGTGGGCCCTTTTCGGCGTCGGCGGCAAGGGCGGCCACTACCTGACCGAAGCCGGCTGGGCCGAGGGCCTCATTTCCTCGGGCCTTTTCAGCATGGCGCCCGTGGGCTGGAAGAACAACTTCATCACCGCCATGTGGGCCGGCACGACCCTCGAGGTGCTGGCGCTCGACCCCTTCAAGTTCTACGCCGACGTGATCTGGGGCCAGCACGGCATGAACGAGTACGCCAAAAACGTGCGTAACGGCTGGTTCATCGACGCCGCGGCCGAGTACACCGGCTGGGACGTGCTCACGCCCCAGGCCTTCGGCTTCTGGTCCACCGGCGAAGACAGCTCCACCAGAAACGGCTCCGAGCGCATGCCGAACTTCTTCCCCGGCTCCGGGCGCGGCGGCCAGCACGACGGCGGCACCATCTCCTGGAACGCCGGCAACAGCTTCCTGTTCGACGGCGGCCAGGAACTGGTCAAGGGCTCCAACATGGGCATCTCGCCCGTGGGCAACTGGGGCTTTGGCGCGTCGCTCAACAACATCAGCTTCATCGAGAAGCTGACCCAGCGCTTCACCTTCGCCTACGTCCACGGCAACAACTCGGCCAAGGCCATCCGCTACGCCAACTTCGTTCTCGGCAGCAATCCCATCTTCCAGATGGGCCGCGACCTGACCGACAAGGAGTGGGTCATCGGGCTCAACTTCGACAGCAAGTATATGCTCTACGAAAACCTGGCCCTGATCCTCGAGACCGGTTGGGCCCATCCGAGCCAGTTCCAGAAGAACGTCTGGGGCCGCCGCCTGGCCAACAAGGCCGAAGACGCCTGGAAGGTCTCTTTCGGCTTCAAGTACACGTTCTAG
- a CDS encoding AmiS/UreI family transporter, which yields MTLAILIAISLMWLPVALLFLGYGEAKGTGAICGLVGICVVIGAFVNAIQNDAFTAGLLFAHGLLYCVVAYALLTGLDNLRSVGNVSLTVAIISFIYMLLYYHVKGSNYFTLACAGYTVLTLEVWLNAYGKLSAKLLAWSLIIWVPVGLYIPAFLLLAGKPLPF from the coding sequence ATGACGCTGGCTATTTTGATCGCCATATCCTTGATGTGGCTGCCTGTGGCCCTGCTCTTTCTCGGCTACGGCGAGGCCAAGGGAACGGGCGCCATTTGCGGCTTAGTGGGCATCTGCGTCGTGATCGGCGCTTTTGTCAACGCCATCCAAAACGATGCGTTCACGGCTGGACTGCTTTTTGCCCATGGGCTCCTGTATTGTGTCGTGGCCTACGCCTTGCTGACCGGGCTCGACAACCTGCGTTCCGTAGGCAACGTAAGCTTGACCGTGGCCATCATTTCCTTCATCTATATGTTGCTCTACTACCACGTCAAAGGCAGCAATTATTTCACGCTGGCCTGTGCCGGCTACACCGTGCTGACCCTCGAAGTGTGGCTGAATGCCTACGGGAAACTGTCGGCCAAGCTTCTGGCGTGGTCGCTGATCATATGGGTCCCGGTCGGGCTTTACATCCCGGCCTTTTTGTTACTCGCGGGCAAGCCGCTGCCTTTCTAG
- a CDS encoding N-acetylmuramoyl-L-alanine amidase codes for MTAFFGRLGGILAVVALALLLAAGAVRAAGVAAGYQAAVKEFKALRDDPGSKDRRDLWKALDAKLAALAKAAGKDPLGAKILYYEAWTNAELAERSYLDADWEAAASLYARVAKAYPRHAWSDDALLRRADILAEHLKKPDAAKADLRRILRDHPKGDMADQAKKLLAAAEADAAKDKPEPAKAKAPDKSPTKASASAKAAEARKSSGPPPATSARPAVLRRAVVKTGSAGGRLTLTLDRETTYRYQLLDQKRSDGEQVKLLYIDLDNTRTGSAIPSEKRFAKGVVSRLRAGYFTPDTVRVVLELDGVRQYEIHSEDGPFRIVLDLDGESGGGSKGQFRAEASGKRGGKSAKSADEDAASGKKAQVAKAAPEKADRKPLTPSAAGKKNLGSLVEQLGLSVRTVMIDPGHGGKDPGAQGLYGVTEKDVNLRFAKELGAILRKRGFKVLYTRTRDVFIPLEKRTEMANSQGADLFVSIHCNAHGDPGSSGLETYSLNLANSRDAVRVAARENAASQKKISDLQAILSDLMLSSKTSESKDLAKFVQKRTVSELRGKYRIRDRGPHEAPFFVLIGANMPAVLVELGYITNPTEAKRLSSDAYLRKLADGLADGIVAYKKRIERYAKI; via the coding sequence ATGACGGCGTTTTTCGGGCGGCTGGGCGGGATCCTGGCGGTCGTGGCGCTTGCGCTGCTTCTGGCGGCGGGAGCGGTTCGGGCGGCGGGCGTGGCCGCGGGCTATCAGGCGGCGGTCAAGGAATTCAAAGCCCTGCGCGACGATCCCGGTTCCAAGGACCGGCGCGACCTGTGGAAGGCGCTCGACGCCAAGCTGGCCGCCCTGGCCAAGGCGGCGGGCAAGGACCCGCTCGGGGCCAAGATTCTTTATTACGAGGCCTGGACCAACGCCGAGCTGGCGGAGCGGTCCTACCTGGACGCGGACTGGGAGGCGGCCGCTTCCCTCTACGCCCGGGTGGCCAAGGCCTACCCGCGCCATGCCTGGAGCGACGACGCCCTGCTGCGCCGGGCGGATATTCTGGCCGAGCACCTCAAAAAGCCCGACGCGGCCAAGGCGGATTTGCGCCGCATCCTGCGCGACCATCCCAAGGGCGACATGGCCGACCAGGCCAAAAAGCTTCTGGCCGCGGCGGAGGCCGACGCCGCCAAGGACAAGCCGGAGCCGGCCAAGGCCAAAGCCCCGGACAAGTCCCCGACCAAAGCCTCGGCAAGCGCCAAGGCCGCCGAGGCCCGGAAGTCCTCCGGCCCGCCTCCCGCCACCTCGGCCCGGCCGGCCGTGCTCAGGCGGGCGGTGGTCAAAACGGGTTCCGCCGGCGGCAGGCTCACCCTGACCCTGGACCGGGAAACGACCTATCGCTACCAGCTGCTCGACCAGAAGCGTTCGGACGGCGAGCAGGTCAAGCTCCTCTATATCGACCTGGACAACACCCGCACCGGCTCCGCCATTCCCTCGGAAAAGCGCTTCGCCAAAGGCGTGGTGTCCCGGCTGCGGGCCGGCTATTTCACGCCGGATACCGTGCGCGTGGTCCTCGAACTGGACGGGGTGCGGCAATACGAGATCCATTCCGAGGACGGGCCGTTTCGCATCGTCCTCGATCTGGACGGCGAATCCGGCGGCGGGAGCAAAGGCCAGTTTCGGGCCGAGGCCTCGGGCAAACGGGGCGGCAAGTCCGCCAAATCGGCGGACGAGGACGCGGCCTCGGGCAAAAAGGCCCAGGTGGCCAAGGCCGCGCCGGAAAAGGCGGACCGCAAGCCGCTGACACCGTCGGCGGCCGGAAAGAAGAACCTCGGCAGCCTGGTCGAGCAGCTCGGCCTTTCCGTGCGCACCGTCATGATCGATCCCGGACACGGCGGCAAGGACCCCGGCGCCCAGGGGCTTTACGGCGTGACCGAAAAGGACGTGAACTTGCGATTCGCCAAGGAGCTCGGCGCGATACTGCGCAAGCGGGGCTTCAAGGTCCTTTATACGCGCACCAGGGACGTGTTCATCCCCCTGGAAAAGCGCACGGAGATGGCCAACAGCCAGGGCGCGGACCTCTTTGTCTCCATCCACTGCAACGCCCACGGCGACCCCGGTTCCTCGGGGCTCGAGACCTATTCCCTGAACCTGGCCAATTCGCGCGACGCGGTGCGCGTGGCCGCCCGGGAAAACGCCGCCTCCCAGAAAAAGATCAGCGATCTCCAGGCGATTTTAAGCGACCTGATGCTGTCGTCCAAGACGTCCGAGTCCAAGGACCTGGCCAAATTCGTGCAGAAGCGGACCGTCAGCGAACTGCGCGGCAAGTACCGCATCCGCGACCGGGGACCCCACGAAGCGCCCTTTTTCGTGCTCATCGGGGCCAACATGCCGGCCGTGCTGGTGGAACTCGGTTACATCACCAATCCCACCGAGGCCAAGCGCCTGAGTTCAGACGCTTACCTGCGCAAGCTGGCCGACGGGCTGGCCGACGGCATCGTCGCCTACAAGAAACGCATCGAACGCTACGCCAAAATCTGA
- a CDS encoding M15 family metallopeptidase, giving the protein MTRRAVALLALCLAVFLAPAAHAAGPATPEEAGLVDIATVAPDIRLDMRYATPDNFTHVAVYPAARCFLRADVAKRLARVQANLEKEGLGLKVFDCYRPFSIQKKFWALVPNEDWVAKPVEKNGKPVSGSKHNRGAAVDLTLVTATGQEMPMPSGFDDFTEKARRNYAGGDPAARANAKRLEAAMAKEGFEPLPSEWWHFDGPGWKGYELLDVPIN; this is encoded by the coding sequence ATGACACGCCGCGCCGTCGCCCTGCTCGCCCTGTGCCTTGCCGTCTTCCTGGCCCCCGCCGCCCACGCCGCCGGCCCCGCCACCCCAGAGGAGGCCGGGCTGGTCGACATCGCCACCGTCGCCCCGGACATCCGACTCGACATGCGCTACGCCACACCGGACAATTTCACCCATGTCGCCGTGTACCCGGCCGCCCGCTGCTTCCTGCGGGCCGACGTGGCCAAACGGCTGGCCAGGGTCCAGGCGAATCTCGAAAAAGAGGGCCTCGGGCTCAAGGTCTTCGACTGCTACCGGCCCTTTTCCATCCAAAAAAAGTTCTGGGCCCTGGTGCCCAACGAGGACTGGGTGGCCAAGCCCGTGGAGAAAAACGGCAAGCCCGTCTCCGGGTCCAAGCACAACCGGGGCGCGGCCGTGGACCTGACCCTGGTGACCGCCACGGGCCAGGAAATGCCCATGCCGTCCGGATTCGACGATTTTACGGAAAAGGCGCGGCGCAACTACGCCGGCGGAGACCCGGCCGCCCGGGCCAACGCCAAGCGGCTGGAAGCGGCCATGGCCAAGGAAGGCTTCGAACCGCTGCCGTCGGAATGGTGGCATTTCGACGGCCCTGGCTGGAAGGGCTACGAACTGCTCGACGTGCCCATCAACTGA